A DNA window from Xanthomonas campestris pv. campestris str. ATCC 33913 contains the following coding sequences:
- a CDS encoding ABC transporter substrate-binding protein: MRVVCGVVLLLLCGLAWAAPGDVRRFPAQGAVQAQLRVQGSTDLEVFGAVIQDYQRLHPGTEVIYEDVIAWDIYEQYLHPAANAPQADLLISASMDLQTKLVNDGHALTHRSAQTEALPAWAQWRHEVFGISYEPVAIVYNTRKLAAARVPRTRRQLLALLRAPDAPLRGKVGTYDAERSGVGYLFATQDGQVGSIAGALLAALGANQVRLEERTGTLLDRVSRGELLLAYNVLGSYAQARIDAGAPLGIVQPQDYTLVALRTAVIPKTAPHAPEARRFLDYLLSPRGQQVLSREARLMPILPSAGGRGGSAQPPFRPIPLGPGLLVYLDKLKRRQFLEAWRASTQPPR, from the coding sequence ATGCGCGTGGTGTGTGGTGTGGTGTTGCTGCTGCTGTGCGGCCTGGCCTGGGCAGCGCCCGGCGATGTGCGGCGATTTCCGGCCCAGGGCGCGGTGCAGGCGCAGCTGCGCGTGCAGGGCTCGACCGATCTGGAAGTGTTTGGCGCGGTGATCCAGGACTACCAGCGCCTGCATCCCGGCACCGAGGTGATCTACGAAGACGTGATCGCCTGGGACATCTACGAGCAGTATCTGCATCCGGCGGCCAATGCGCCGCAGGCGGATCTGCTGATCAGCGCCAGCATGGATCTGCAGACCAAGCTGGTGAACGATGGCCACGCGCTGACGCATCGCTCGGCGCAGACCGAAGCGCTGCCGGCCTGGGCGCAATGGCGGCACGAAGTCTTCGGCATCAGCTACGAGCCGGTGGCCATCGTCTACAACACGCGCAAGCTCGCCGCCGCGCGGGTGCCGCGTACGCGCCGGCAGCTGCTCGCGTTATTGCGTGCACCCGATGCGCCGTTGCGCGGCAAGGTGGGTACCTACGATGCCGAGCGCAGCGGCGTGGGCTATCTGTTCGCCACCCAGGACGGGCAGGTGGGCAGCATTGCCGGCGCGTTGCTGGCCGCGCTGGGGGCAAACCAGGTGCGTCTGGAAGAACGTACCGGCACCTTGCTGGACCGTGTCAGCCGCGGCGAGTTGTTGCTGGCCTATAACGTGCTCGGCTCCTACGCACAGGCGCGCATCGATGCCGGCGCGCCGCTGGGCATCGTGCAGCCGCAGGACTACACCTTGGTGGCGCTGCGCACCGCGGTGATTCCCAAGACCGCGCCGCACGCGCCCGAGGCGCGCCGGTTCCTGGATTACCTGCTGTCGCCGCGCGGCCAGCAGGTGCTCTCGCGCGAGGCGCGACTGATGCCGATCCTGCCGTCGGCCGGTGGTCGCGGTGGCTCGGCGCAGCCGCCGTTCCGCCCGATTCCACTTGGTCCCGGCCTGCTGGTCTATCTGGACAAACTCAAGCGCCGGCAGTTCCTTGAAGCCTGGCGCGCCAGCACCCAGCCGCCGCGCTGA
- a CDS encoding sensor histidine kinase — MAEAHAVAPSIRRTLLLYLSSLSLLGAVVLFFAARDYGERAANRSYDHLLVSSALSIIDSVALVGGDWQVDLPYASLDLLGMAPEDRVFYRVFDAQGRTITGEDTLPLPPRAPDGERPLLFDATYSGEPVRFAVVMHRVASDSGQGEVRVQVGQTRRARDAVARDVVLNALVAIAVLSLLALALVWIGVYRALRPLQRIERDLSRREPSDLKPLTVPAPQEMQLMVAALNRFMARLSSSNETLRAFMAEAAHQMRTPLAALRAQAQLAMDDDDPRDMQRSLVAIERNASHMSRLLNQLLSDASVIHRANLQRFATVDLVELLHQALHDALPRGEEAPRVHLAIDPQPALLRGDALLLREALKNLIDNACKYGAGAPLQVALTSDGHQHVLTIADHGPGIPPAEAERVFERFVRGPDAPAGGAGLGLAIVKRVVEAHGGRIDLSNRIGGGLIASLHFPGGMA; from the coding sequence ATGGCTGAAGCCCACGCGGTGGCGCCGTCGATCCGGCGCACGCTGCTGCTGTATCTGAGCAGCCTGTCGCTGCTGGGCGCGGTGGTGCTGTTCTTTGCCGCGCGCGATTACGGCGAGCGTGCGGCCAATCGCTCCTACGACCACCTGCTGGTGTCGTCGGCGTTGTCGATCATCGACAGCGTGGCGTTGGTGGGCGGCGATTGGCAGGTGGATCTGCCGTATGCCTCGCTCGACCTGCTGGGCATGGCGCCGGAAGACCGCGTGTTCTACCGCGTATTCGATGCGCAGGGCCGCACCATCACCGGCGAAGACACCTTGCCGCTGCCGCCGCGCGCGCCCGATGGCGAGCGGCCGTTGTTGTTCGACGCCACCTACAGCGGCGAGCCGGTGCGCTTTGCGGTGGTGATGCACCGGGTGGCCTCGGACTCCGGGCAGGGCGAGGTGCGCGTGCAGGTGGGACAGACCCGCCGCGCGCGCGACGCGGTGGCGCGCGATGTGGTGCTCAACGCATTGGTGGCGATTGCAGTGCTGTCGCTGCTGGCGCTGGCGCTGGTGTGGATTGGCGTGTATCGCGCCTTGCGCCCGCTGCAACGCATCGAGCGCGATCTTTCGCGACGCGAGCCCTCCGATCTGAAACCGCTCACCGTGCCCGCACCGCAGGAAATGCAGTTGATGGTCGCCGCGCTCAACCGCTTCATGGCGCGGTTGTCGTCCAGCAACGAAACCCTGCGCGCGTTCATGGCCGAGGCCGCACACCAGATGCGCACGCCGCTGGCCGCGTTGCGTGCGCAGGCACAGCTGGCGATGGACGACGATGACCCGCGCGACATGCAGCGCAGCCTGGTGGCGATCGAGCGCAACGCCAGCCATATGAGCCGCCTGCTCAACCAGTTGCTCAGCGATGCCAGCGTGATCCATCGCGCCAATCTGCAGCGGTTTGCCACGGTCGACCTGGTGGAACTGCTGCACCAGGCGCTGCATGACGCGCTGCCACGTGGCGAGGAGGCACCGCGCGTGCATCTGGCGATCGACCCGCAGCCGGCGCTGTTGCGCGGCGATGCCTTGCTGCTGCGCGAGGCCTTGAAGAATCTCATCGACAACGCCTGCAAATACGGCGCGGGCGCGCCATTGCAGGTTGCGCTGACCAGCGACGGCCACCAGCATGTGCTGACCATCGCCGATCACGGCCCGGGCATTCCCCCGGCCGAGGCCGAGCGGGTGTTCGAGCGTTTTGTGCGCGGCCCGGATGCGCCGGCCGGTGGGGCGGGCCTGGGCCTGGCGATCGTCAAGCGCGTGGTCGAGGCGCACGGTGGCCGCATCGATCTGTCCAATCGCATCGGCGGCGGGCTGATTGCGTCATTGCATTTTCCCGGAGGCATGGCGTGA
- a CDS encoding response regulator transcription factor: MRLLLVEDNADLADAIVRRMRRSGHAVDWQQDGLAAASVLRYQSFDLVVLDIGLPKLDGLRVLAGMRERGDTTPVLMLTARDGIEDRVQALDVGADDYLGKPFDFREFEARCRVLLRRNRGQASEVVQLGAFVFDNAAHTVSLDGVAIELPNREYRLLEILIGRLGQVVGKDEIGNGLFGFDDDAGPNAIELYVGRLRRKLIDAPLRIVTVRGAGYKLEEADPQAVTEAGSDG; the protein is encoded by the coding sequence ATGCGCCTGTTGCTCGTCGAAGACAACGCCGACCTTGCCGATGCCATCGTGCGGCGCATGCGCCGTAGCGGGCACGCAGTGGATTGGCAGCAGGACGGGTTGGCTGCGGCCAGCGTGTTGCGCTACCAGAGCTTTGATCTGGTGGTGCTGGATATCGGTCTGCCCAAGCTGGATGGATTGCGCGTGCTGGCCGGGATGCGCGAGCGCGGCGACACCACGCCGGTGCTGATGCTGACCGCGCGTGATGGCATCGAAGACCGCGTGCAGGCGCTGGATGTGGGGGCCGACGATTACCTGGGCAAGCCGTTCGACTTTCGTGAGTTCGAAGCGCGCTGCCGGGTGCTGCTGCGGCGCAATCGCGGCCAGGCCAGTGAGGTAGTGCAGCTCGGCGCGTTCGTGTTCGACAACGCTGCGCACACCGTGAGCCTGGACGGGGTGGCGATCGAGTTGCCCAATCGTGAGTACCGTCTGCTGGAAATCCTGATCGGACGGCTGGGCCAGGTGGTGGGCAAGGACGAGATCGGCAACGGGTTGTTCGGTTTCGATGACGATGCCGGCCCCAATGCGATCGAGCTGTATGTGGGCCGGCTGCGCCGCAAGTTGATCGATGCGCCGCTGCGCATCGTCACCGTGCGTGGCGCCGGCTACAAGCTGGAAGAAGCCGACCCGCAGGCCGTCACCGAGGCCGGCAGCGATGGCTGA
- a CDS encoding OprO/OprP family phosphate-selective porin — MINDTLRLRAITACAAICLAPAAHAADDEGPVTAEVGGRVHWDFTVFDNDERGTPERNDTQFRRVWLDVAGKFYGFNYKAEAEFAGLQYEPGSRGILARDVYIAKKFSAGTLTVGQFKQYFSLDDRTGSNYGPFLERGYASTTLAPIYRKAISWQTSRPDATWSTAAYSLESIDNSATKGGALGTRLTFAPEMGDARLRHLGVSLAHERYSHPGSGGASPLLIRPRPENDLANNSRITLARFADGRDTDFDKWSLEYAEVVGPWSWQTEFSGGLLDDGAQHAKVLASYGLVSWFVTGESRGYDRKTGRFSRIKTPNRPSGAFELALRYDYMRGDQHLDGQPDFINASTQSWTLGGNWYFKPNLRVMLNVIDSRNRDRTMNAVVDHTLAVTGRFQYDF; from the coding sequence GTGATCAACGACACCTTGCGCTTGCGCGCCATTACCGCCTGTGCGGCCATCTGTCTGGCGCCGGCGGCACACGCGGCCGATGACGAAGGCCCGGTGACCGCCGAAGTGGGCGGGCGCGTGCATTGGGACTTCACCGTCTTCGACAACGATGAACGCGGCACACCCGAGCGTAACGACACCCAATTCCGCCGTGTCTGGCTGGACGTGGCCGGCAAGTTCTACGGGTTCAACTACAAGGCCGAGGCGGAGTTCGCCGGCCTGCAGTACGAACCCGGCAGCCGCGGCATCCTGGCACGCGATGTCTACATTGCCAAGAAGTTCTCCGCCGGCACGCTGACCGTGGGCCAGTTCAAGCAGTACTTCTCGCTGGACGACCGGACCGGCTCCAACTATGGCCCGTTCCTGGAACGCGGCTACGCCTCGACCACGCTGGCACCGATCTACCGCAAGGCGATTTCCTGGCAGACCAGCCGCCCGGATGCCACCTGGTCCACGGCCGCCTACAGCCTGGAAAGCATCGACAATTCGGCCACCAAGGGCGGTGCGCTGGGCACGCGTCTGACCTTCGCACCGGAAATGGGCGACGCGCGGCTACGCCATCTGGGCGTGTCGCTGGCGCATGAGCGCTATTCGCATCCCGGCAGTGGCGGCGCCTCACCGCTGCTGATCCGCCCGCGCCCGGAGAACGATCTCGCCAACAACAGCCGCATCACGCTGGCACGCTTCGCCGATGGCCGCGACACCGACTTCGACAAATGGTCGTTGGAATATGCCGAAGTAGTCGGCCCGTGGTCGTGGCAGACCGAGTTCAGCGGCGGCCTGCTCGACGATGGCGCGCAGCATGCCAAGGTGCTGGCCAGCTATGGCCTGGTCAGCTGGTTCGTGACCGGCGAGTCGCGCGGCTACGACCGCAAGACCGGCCGCTTCAGCCGCATCAAGACGCCCAACCGCCCGTCCGGCGCATTCGAGCTGGCACTGCGTTACGACTACATGCGCGGCGACCAGCATCTGGATGGCCAGCCCGATTTCATCAACGCCAGCACGCAGTCCTGGACGCTGGGCGGCAACTGGTATTTCAAGCCGAACCTGCGCGTGATGCTCAACGTCATCGACAGCCGCAACCGCGACCGCACGATGAATGCAGTGGTCGATCATACGTTGGCCGTCACCGGCCGCTTCCAGTACGACTTCTAA
- a CDS encoding CitMHS family transporter, translating into MLTALGFGMVITFMYLIMSKRLSPLVALITVPIVFALLGGFGTGINEMMLDGIKKIAPTGVMLMFAILYFGVMIDAGLFDPLVGRILRLVKGDPLKIVMGTAILAMLISLDGDGSTTYMITVSAMLPLYQRLGMNALNLTCVTILASGVMNLTPWGGPTARAATALHVDPADVFVPLVPAMAMAIAGIIALAWLLGMRERRRLGVVRLPADGNWLETSLPDDNDALPRVEDTEDMKRPKLLWVNLVLTLALMAALVVGILPMPVLFMIGFALALMINYPNLAEQRRRLVNHAGNVLSVVSLIFAAGIFTGILSNTGMVEAMSRSFLAVIPDSWGPYLAVITAIVSMPFTFFMSNDAFYFGVLPILSEAAGHYGITPVEMARASLAGQPVHLLSPLVPSTYLLVGLAKVDFADHQRFTLKWAVLISMLMLAGGLLFGLFPLAR; encoded by the coding sequence ATGCTGACCGCGCTCGGTTTCGGAATGGTGATCACCTTCATGTACCTGATCATGAGCAAGCGGCTGTCGCCGCTGGTGGCTCTGATCACGGTGCCGATCGTGTTCGCATTACTCGGCGGCTTCGGCACCGGCATCAACGAGATGATGCTCGACGGCATCAAGAAGATCGCGCCCACCGGCGTGATGCTGATGTTCGCCATCCTCTATTTCGGGGTGATGATCGACGCCGGTCTGTTCGACCCGCTGGTCGGCCGCATCCTGCGCCTGGTCAAGGGCGACCCGCTGAAGATCGTCATGGGCACGGCGATCCTGGCGATGCTGATCTCGCTCGATGGCGACGGCTCCACCACCTACATGATCACCGTCTCGGCGATGCTGCCGCTGTACCAGCGGCTGGGCATGAACGCGCTCAACCTCACCTGCGTGACCATCCTGGCCAGCGGCGTGATGAATCTCACCCCGTGGGGCGGCCCCACCGCGCGTGCCGCCACCGCATTGCATGTGGATCCGGCCGATGTGTTCGTGCCGCTGGTACCGGCCATGGCGATGGCGATCGCCGGCATCATCGCGCTGGCCTGGCTGCTCGGCATGCGCGAGCGTCGCCGCCTGGGCGTGGTGCGCCTGCCGGCCGATGGCAACTGGCTGGAAACCAGCCTGCCCGACGACAACGACGCCCTGCCGCGCGTGGAAGACACCGAAGACATGAAGCGGCCCAAGCTGCTGTGGGTGAACCTGGTGCTCACCCTGGCGCTGATGGCCGCGCTGGTGGTGGGCATCCTGCCGATGCCGGTGTTGTTCATGATCGGCTTCGCGCTGGCGCTGATGATCAACTACCCCAACCTGGCCGAGCAGCGCCGCCGCCTGGTCAACCACGCCGGCAATGTGTTGTCGGTAGTGTCGCTGATCTTCGCTGCCGGCATCTTCACCGGCATCCTGTCCAACACCGGCATGGTCGAAGCGATGTCGCGCAGCTTCCTGGCGGTCATTCCCGACAGCTGGGGTCCGTACCTGGCGGTGATCACCGCCATCGTCAGCATGCCGTTTACGTTCTTCATGTCCAACGACGCGTTCTACTTCGGCGTGCTGCCAATCCTGTCCGAAGCCGCCGGCCATTACGGCATCACGCCCGTGGAAATGGCGCGCGCCTCGCTGGCCGGCCAGCCCGTGCATCTACTCAGCCCCCTGGTGCCCTCGACCTATCTGCTGGTCGGCCTGGCCAAGGTCGATTTCGCCGACCACCAGCGCTTCACCCTGAAATGGGCGGTGCTGATTTCGATGCTGATGCTGGCGGGCGGGCTGCTGTTTGGCTTGTTTCCGTTGGCGCGCTGA
- the phbB gene encoding acetoacetyl-CoA reductase, giving the protein MTLRIAYVTSGMGSVGTAICQKLARTGHTVVAGCGPNSPRKSAWLREQRELGFDFVASEGNAADWDSTMAAFAKVKAEVGEIDVLVNNAGGSRDTLFRQMSRDDWNAVIASNLHSLFNITKQVVDGMTSRGWGRIVNIGSVSAHKGQIGQINFATAKAAMHGFSRALAQEVASRGVTVNTISPGYIASASISNFPPDVLDRLATSVPVRRLGKPAEVAGLCAWLASDDAAYVTGADYAVNGGLYMG; this is encoded by the coding sequence ATGACGCTTCGCATCGCATACGTCACCAGTGGCATGGGCAGTGTGGGTACTGCGATCTGCCAGAAACTGGCGCGCACCGGGCACACGGTGGTGGCCGGGTGTGGTCCTAATTCGCCGCGCAAATCGGCGTGGCTGCGTGAGCAACGCGAGCTCGGGTTCGACTTCGTTGCCTCCGAAGGCAACGCCGCCGATTGGGATTCCACCATGGCTGCGTTTGCCAAGGTCAAGGCGGAGGTCGGCGAGATCGATGTGCTGGTCAACAACGCCGGTGGCAGCCGCGACACGCTGTTCCGCCAGATGAGCCGCGACGACTGGAATGCGGTGATTGCCAGCAACCTGCATTCGCTGTTCAACATCACCAAGCAGGTGGTGGACGGCATGACCTCGCGCGGCTGGGGGCGCATCGTCAACATTGGGTCGGTCAGCGCGCACAAGGGCCAGATCGGGCAGATCAACTTCGCCACCGCCAAGGCGGCCATGCATGGGTTCAGCCGTGCGCTGGCGCAGGAAGTGGCCTCGCGCGGTGTCACCGTCAACACCATTTCGCCCGGCTATATCGCCAGCGCTTCCATCAGCAATTTCCCACCGGATGTGCTGGACCGCCTGGCCACCTCGGTGCCGGTGCGCCGGCTCGGCAAGCCGGCCGAAGTGGCCGGCCTGTGCGCATGGCTGGCCTCCGACGACGCCG